The genomic segment GCTGGACAAAGCATCTGCATCGATAAAGAAACATATACTAAAAGCTGCCGTTGCGGTCGTGGCGCATGATGGAAAAATTGGTGTCGATCAGGCTGAGCTTATACGGGCTGTAGCGGAATACCTACATTGTCCCGTACCGCCCGTTCTGGTTAATGTTGCTGAGACTGCCACAGCCTCCTGAAGTTTTTAAAACCCCGGTTTCCATTGTAAGAAAAGGTTCTTGGAAAGCCGGGGGAACCATCTTTTTTGCCTCTGTTTTCTGCTTCAAAACGCTAATACTACTCTAAATATTTCAGTATAAAGAAGAGTAATCATTTATCTCACAGGGGGATAGATGCTATTTTTATTCTGGTTGTTGGTTTTCATATGTTTTTATTAACAGGTTTAGCTAAACGGAGCAATGTGGTGAAAAGAGTACTGGCGGCAATGAGTGGTGGTGTTGATTCTTCGGTCACAGCAGCACTTTTGAAAGAACAGGGTTATGAAGTCATTGGTGTGACAATGAAATTGCTGGATACAATGGATGTGTGTGATGAGAGTCGGTCTTGCTGTGGTTACGATGCCGCGAGGGATGCAAAGGTGGTTGCAGATTCTCTGGGTATCCCGCACTATACGATCAATGCTGTAGAGGCCTTTAAGGAATGGGTTATTGACGATTTCGTAGGTGAATACACTCGTGGACGTACGCCTAATCCATGTATAAGATGTAACTACTTTTTAAAATTCGATTTTCTCATGAAGAAGGCACGGGAACTGGGGTGTGAGTTTCTTGCAACCGGGCATTATGCCATTATGGAAAACGGCACTCTTAGAAGGGGGGTTGATCAGGTGAAGGATCAATCCTACTTTCTATACCCTGTTTTTGCAAATGATCCCTGTAAAATTCTCTTTCCCCTTGGCAGAATGTGTAAAAGCGAGGTACGGGAAATTGCCGGAAGGTATAATCTCCTTACCGCCCAGAAAAAGGAGAGTCAGGACATATGCTTCATCCCCGATGGGGATTACGCCTCATTTCTGAAAGAGAAAAGGGACATGGACGTTGTTCCCGGCTATATA from the Chitinispirillum alkaliphilum genome contains:
- a CDS encoding tRNA-specific 2-thiouridylase MnmA, producing MKRVLAAMSGGVDSSVTAALLKEQGYEVIGVTMKLLDTMDVCDESRSCCGYDAARDAKVVADSLGIPHYTINAVEAFKEWVIDDFVGEYTRGRTPNPCIRCNYFLKFDFLMKKARELGCEFLATGHYAIMENGTLRRGVDQVKDQSYFLYPVFANDPCKILFPLGRMCKSEVREIAGRYNLLTAQKKESQDICFIPDGDYASFLKEKRDMDVVPGYIVDLDGNRVGTHQGVQFYTVGQRKGLGALGCRMYVKEIRVKENEVVVARDEQLFCDAIEIEELLSQEDQISVGDQFLAQVRYRSKPVGAVVEDYRDGKMVLRFDTPVRAVAPGQSAVLYRDDVVVAGGLITREI